In the Dysidea avara chromosome 14, odDysAvar1.4, whole genome shotgun sequence genome, GGTATGCTAGATACACATGTGCTGCTTGAATGTATTAGAATTCTAGTAAATTTAATATGCAGTGCTTGGGTATGTCTGTTTATGCCATGCACATGCACGCATCTGTACAGTCATCTGCTTAGGGCTttgttatcatgaaccacgatagtggttcatagtagggaccacacaggagtaggcgtggcccacgaataAGAATCACCCGAAAACCAGCCTCGTTTTTCCCAAACAATGATAAGTCAGTATTGGTTAGTTGAAGCTAAGCCCAAACAACCCTTTAGATCCTTTCACCAAgttgatacagaattttaaacattatttattaaacataattttctactgacttcctggtgccttcagacaagcataactcgataatggctaatgctatggacttgattttttcactgtttgacgtcgcttcagcctgagaggtgccttttggcataccgcagtccatacaatgcatccttcatggacttaccagtgtcctcctttgtgtcccattaattttttgctgacagctaaaTGGTGCacgtgtgatggcttccctttcgCAATGGAAAAAGTCCATATTTTCGTACACGCTGATTAGaatgtagaggtgcttttcaaacagttcttgattcgtaatgctgtgtaacgggtggagcatagctgacaacgaagcataatgctacttcacttttcagacaatatctGAGACGCGCATAGCCATTTATTTCATTTAATGCTGTATGCGTGGGTGcaccagtaataataattattttgcataaaaagttaacaaacaagtacacaaaaaaaatgaattttcaactagagtagggaccatagtaagATCgagaaaaagtactgaaacaagctagagtagGGCACAATACTATAAATCACagcttgagcacagtagggatataacccttcttattgttttactgtgatttttaGTATCAtgtcctactctagttgaaaattccaatttttgtgtacttgtttaaatACTATGTCTTAATTGTGTGTGGTCAGAATTTCTGTCATTGTTAAAATATTGTTGTGAATAGCTTGGACCATGAAAGTTAATAATATAGAACTTTACATTGTGTCATGAAGTGGATTATAACCAGCAGAAATAACCACGTCAAAGCGTGTTTAAACTCCTTTTACCATATAAGTGCGATggtgggagttgtaacatcactGCAAGCGTTATTGGCAGGTGCCTTGCTAACTAAGATTCCAGCCATAGCAATCGTTTGCTATGTATCAGAATTATTTGCTACAAATATACTTTTAAATTTGATCCGATGGAACAATGCATCTTACACAATCATGATCTGTTTAAAAAGGATCTGTTTAAAAACGTGGTagtaaaatgtgaccagattttgaaAAATCAGTGCTTATGTCACAGACAGAATTATACCATTCATTGGGTTGCCGTTACGGAGGCTATGCATCTGCTGAATTATTTCACATTATTTCTGATAATTCAAGGCATAGAAAATATTACTGTGAAGTTATAAGTTCCTCATAAATACTTTACTGTCAAATGTGACATTAgaactgattttccaaaatccggtcacaaatattgtcCAAGAGAATATTTCGCCTTGAAAGTTTATAATGACGGAAATAATTTCAATTTTTCCAGAATGTGCggcacatacagtatgtaacaagGGTATTTCCTACTCAGACCGAACATTATGATGAAGAGAGGAGGTCACTGGAAGGCTACCGCTCCATAGCTGATGATTCAGCCGATGATATTGCCCCAAACCTCCTACAGCTATACTATAAGATTATTGAACAGTGCCTCCTCAAACACAGCAAGAGGTGTTCGAGTGACCAAGTAAGTTACCTATAGCATGTGCATACTGGAAATTACTTATTCAGCCATTGTTGTTAAAGGTGATGGAATGGTGGTCAGAAACAAACTTTTAATTGTTGAAAATGATATTTGCACTTTAGTACATCATATTTGCACTTTATGCTTACATTGCTGAAGTAGTTGCTGAGAACATTGAGCATATAGTAATACCTCTATTTACCAGTTCATCTATTAACTCTACTAAAGTGAGGTAAACGTTGCGGCAATTGTCATGAGTAATTCCACCATGTGTCAATCCCAAAGCACTTTGTAAGATGGTGGTAGCAGATGTCTTGAAATCATCTGGATAAAATGTGGGAGATGAACTGGATTCATTCAGCATGCACGTAACCCATAAATCAGTGTCAAATGGTTGCAATTGATCTTCTACCCCTGTAAAATTACATGCTGACAGAACATCTACAAATATGATACCTTGCAATGCTGGCATGTCAAATAGATCATCGGGACAACCATGTGGTGATTTAATGCGTCTATTTTTTCTGATTGGGTGAGAATTCCAATCAGCAGCAAAGCTATCTAGATCTTTCTGCAGCAGATTTGCAAATGAAAAGGCAAGTGTGTATCTGAAATCACAAAGAACACAGTTCACatatgaaattgtttttgtagggGGGATGCACACTTTAACCCTTAAGCCCACATGATACTGAAAATACATGTACTACTTACAAAGAGCGTGTCCTCAAGCGAAGACttgtaacttttaaaatgaactTCTATGGCTATGCAGTTTACGTCATTCTACTGTATTAAGATTAAAATCCTAGCACTAAACTGCACCCAAAATGTGCCGTGTAAAGCTCACAGACTCTTTCCCATTcctttataaaataaaatataccTCAGGGGCAGTCCCTCCTATCACCTTTGGACCACTTTCATTTGATGCGCAGTTAATTTTGGCATGAATATGCAATCTCAGAAATTTTGtgtgtttaagggttaaatcTTATTTAAAATTTCTTGGGATAGCTAACCTGTGAATGGTGTTAGAATGGTCATAAAGTCCTTCAGACTGAAGTCCCTATGCAAAACAATGATATCCtgaatatacatgcatgcactacaCTATATACAGATCACAAAGATAAACGCACAAAAAACCAGTAAAATCAAATGTACGGAGGAAGAGATTACTTAAGCCACAGTACCTATGTGAATAACCATCCATGGGGCAATGTGCCCGTATTATTTACATTATGAGGTTGCTGgaatttattgcatcatcaaTTCATCATAATAAATATGTCATTGAATGATCATGTGTTGCACCTACATTTGTACCATATTATTCCATGGATGGAGATATCAAAACTTCGTAGACAAACTATAGGTAGATACTGCCTATGACCTGTACGTGTGATTGTCAAGTTGCACAACAAAATAGGCTAACATTTTAGAATCTTTATGTAATAAATGATACGAGCACATCATTCCTTCAAAAATTTATAAAGTACCAActatacaatatgtgaccaatCAGCTGAGCTAAAACCCAACTTAATGCATTTTGTTCTCAAATTTCATCTTATGACTTCATTGTTATCCTACAGTATATGGGAAACAGTacaacaatcaatttgtacaatCACCGTGCTGAAGGTATAGTCTATTTTACTGTTTTCtgaagcaaaaaaaaacatgcatAAGATTTTTGTAACATACAACTTTTACCCTGCATATTTCAATGTGTTGTTATATTTGAAAAATGGAAGCAAGTCGAGTTATTGCTCAGCATGTCAGATATAGGACATACTTTACATAAATCTATCCACCAGTTGGTCTTAAACCTTCGCAACTGTGACCACCATGCCTCTATCCTCTTGACAATGAACAAAGATATAAACAACCATAAAACCATGGATAGAACTCACAATGTTAGCTGTTGAAGGTCCATATATAAAACTCCTGGCACCAGACAAACAATCTTCATGATCCATTCGGAAGGCAATGTGACATTTTGCAACTAGGCAGTTTTCAGTACCATGGTCAGCACGTACCACCCTTGGACAACCTATATCAATAACAACAGCTGTTGGCTATACTTTATGATATAAATagttgtgttttgttttttcaTATAAAACTATTTGGCATTTATAATATACAAAGGAAATCTGAGTGATGTTACCTTTCGATTAAAATCATGTACCACCATTCATTaagtatgtgacccagtctgacaataTCAGGCTCATCGCCCATCACAGGAAGTTTGATATTTTGCCACAAATACAAAGGTACATGAATGAACTATCAAATATCAGCAGCACAGTCAGCCAGGATTCAGTGGTCTGCTTcttctggctgcttttccccAGTCCTGTGGCGAGCTGCACTAGCGGTCTGGTGCCTTCATGAAGCCCCatcaaccaggagatggctgtgtgtggctgtgcagctacgtggtgttggacaatgagcTGTTGTGTAAATTTCCTCTGTTTTTGGCTAGTTTTGAGCCCTTAATGGCCCATAATTTGACCTTGTCCATCCCAACACCTCGCCATTTAATTTTTTTCAGTAAACTTAGTGCCACCACCAGCCCCCTCCCGCCCTCCCAAGttgagctcgcctgatacagtcaaccttggtttaaaaactatctaaaatgacgGGAAACTTAATAGTTGGGTGCTTGTGAGATGGATGCTCTAGAAGGTAAGAAAATGTAGTAAAACGTGTGAAATTATCACTGGCATAGCTCCAGCCTTTAGCGAGCTACAACACTTTGAATACTTCAAACCGTCTTTTCTCAATACTTtgaaataggcgataagcccggttttgtcagaccaggtcacatatatgaGTACATGTACATGATACCTTTAATTGTTTCAATGCTTTCTAGGTAATGCCTAGAAATGACTTTTGGATCATGATTTGTTGGAGAGAGCTTTAACCAAATCAGTTTCCTTGAATACCTACAGAATAATTAAGAGTAGGTTATAGGCAATTCACCCTATAAGCACAGCACACGACAACCAAAATCAACTCCCTTATGCAGTATATACTACAAAATTTAAGTTACTGTACAAGTTCATGAGAATACTTTACACATTCCATTTACCCATCGATGCATCCATGAATTGTTAGTCCATATGGACTCAATTTGTCATATCCGTCCAAATGCCAGATGTAATTTGGACCCTATAACAAGTATGGATATATCTTAAACAGCATAGATGTTCCattgtgtacatactataaatcACTGCAAGTGCAACAACTTATGAAACTCTGTAAATGATCTGATGCACTAATGAGTATGCATAATGGCAAGCAAAATAATTAGTAGAGATAATGCAGTAAAAGCATTGAAACAATGCATAATATTTGATTGCATACATTTCAACTCCTATTTTAGCCACACGCTTACTTTGGAATTGTACAATCTACGCTTAAGTCTCCTTTTCTTTCGTAGTTTAACACCTTCAGGATCTATTTGTCTCATAATTCTCATAACTGTATCTCTACAAGGATACCCTTTATACTACACTGATACTCTTTGGAATTTAATCTGTACCTCCTAACAGGCAGCCTGTACTTGCTGTATAGAATCCTCCAAACAGCCCGGTATCCTCGAAGTTGATTTGAGCAACTTATTATTGACTACGTATAACATACAAACACAATGAGTAGTCATATTATCACAAATATATCATATAAAGGAATCCTTGAATTGGTGGATTTGCCTATGGACCTActgtacagtctacagtgaccaACTATATAACTAAATACTCAATAGTATATGTCCAGAGGGACCCCTCCTCAAGAAATTATTATATTACGGTATGGaagaaaactttggcgaatcaGTATTTTGgcggaaaaaactttggtgatttgATGTGCTGACACTAATAAGGACTCACAATAGCAATAGCAATTCAGTgggaaaaactttggcgaatcaCAAGTCATTCACtaaattcgtcaaagtttttgaCCGCCAAAGTTTTCTTCCGTAAGGTATGTTTATGAGTGCACAACAGGCCCCTATTACTGTATGTTGTCCTGTACTACCTATACTGCATGACTGCAGGCAGTGTAGGGACAGTGACTCAGGGTCAAACACAGAGGAAGCTCCCTTGGAAAagtaaaaatactctaatagaacagtcaggattcaaactagaaatagattgaaGTGCTGCGGATTATTCAAATCTCAACAAATGGCATAAGACACGCAATCACTATAAGTGGAAACCCATAGATCTGCCACAGATGTCTGAttagcttgtaatgtatatattCTTTTGGCAATGGTGGACTCTAGTGATGATTCTCTCAAATCAACCAGTTTGTAACATcacatgactgttctaataaCTCTAAAGGCATCACTGCAAGATCAATTTAATTTCACAAAAATGAAAAGAGTCAATCAAATCACTCCGGGTTCTGTACAACCAGAAAGGAGAGTGCCAGATGAGCAAACAAAAACCTGACCATTTGTAGTACTGCCACAGTAAACAAACAGCTTGTACATGTAGTGAGCTATATCCACATTAGCTTAGTAAGGCAATAACCTGCACTAACATCAGTGTAAGTGTAGGTTTCCAGTTGGTTAGCTAGATGTGCACATCATGGCAATATGATATGCCGGAGGAACATTATTGTGTAAACAATGCACAGGGTGTGCAGAATCACCTTGTTTGAAGTCGTAAGGGTTATTTTTTACCAATTTCCAAGACCTctcccttcaaaaaatcctggatccaccccccTAGTGTCTACTTTCTCAATAACAGAAATTATACAGTGTATAGGTTCACTGTTAGGTCAAACGTTTGCTGGCCTTTATATAAAGTAGCCAAATAACCAACTTCAATCAGTGTCTTTACTGTCTCGTCAGGAGGGTCTGGAGAACGCCTCTTTAGACCTAGTCTTTTCAGTTGTCGCTTTAACCAGGACATGCTATAGAATGTGTCATTAGAAATTGACCAGATCACAAAACTCTCTTACCTTCTGTCAATACCATGTATTAGTTTTAAGCGTTGCAGTATAGCTTTGTATTGTCTTGTAGAGTAAAACAACTCAGCAATAACTAAAAAAGATATGTACATAAACAACTAATTGgtgcaacataatattatagtgcatGATGGGGTATGTGACTATAGTAATTCACAATATCCTTTCAGTGCTAGCTACCATACAGCGCTAATTATGGGGAAATTGTGATTTTGCACGTACTCGAGGTATTATATAGTAAATAAGACCGACCAAATTTAGGCATATTAAACCTTGATGTCAATGGTCTGGGGGCAAGACTACCTGTTACACTGTAAGGGGGCGGTATCCTACATAATGAGTAGCCTTTCACGTGATATATCCAAATAAATAATTCTAAGCAATTAAAGACTATCAAATTCTGGCTCTGGGTCATACTATGCTTACTGTATATGATACACGAAGAGAAATCACCGAGTGGTGAATAGAATGGACTCCCAATACAACTGCAACCAGAGAACATGGGAAAACGGCTATTCATGGTTAATACACTAGCATACATATATGTAAAAAATGCTTTCGTACAAGTCATGCTTACCGTCATCTATAGAGAATTCTTTATCCTCGTCCTGATCCATTCGTTGTTTGCGTGCTCTTTTCTTATTGCAGCTCACCAATACGCAAACGATTGTCACGTGAGCATAACAATATGGCGTGGCCGACGCGGCTTGCACTAGGCCGACGCGGTTTGTACCGGGCCGCAGCGGCTTTTACTTTGCCGAAGCGGCTGACCCTTCTCGGCCACCATAGGATATCATCTTTGTCCTGGCTACACAGGGTTGGCAAAAGGTGGTTGATGAGAGTGAGGATTTTGGGGCGATTGATAGGCTAGCAGATCATTTCCGAGTCCCTTTGGAAAAGGCCAACACTGATATGGATGAGATCCATGCAGAGTTTGAATCAGTACTGCACTATGCCACCACATACATTTCTTTGTCCACGTTAGACTATAGAGCTGTTTGGTGGAGAGTTTTTCATTCTCCAGATTCCTCAGCTTGGGTCAATGTCCTTAATTTAATTGAGCTGCTGTTTTCTCTGCCTGTGTCTAATGGAGTGGTTGAGAGAGTCTTTTCTCAAATGAATGTTATTAAGAGCAAAAAAAGATCTTTGTTAACCAATGATACTCTTGATGACCTTCTCAGTATTTCTTCAGCTAATTTGCCACTTTCTGAGTTTGATCCAAACGAGGCAATCGATCTATGGTGGAACGACAAGACAAGGCGCCCTAATCAGAATGCTAGAAAGCCATACAAGAAGCACAAGACACGATCAACTGCCTCTGTTTCTTGCAGCTCGTCATCTCTTGCTACTAGTTCTGTGATTGTTTGTGACTCTGATTCCACTACCTCCGAGTCTGATAGCGAGTCTGTGGCTTCTAAAAGCCTGCTTGACTGTTGGGATGACTGGATAGATCCTCCATCAGAAACTGCATCTCATGGTCTTAACCTTGAAGTTATTGATGTGGATGATGATTAAAGAGTGACAGACTTCTACTGCAAACTGTATAAATTAaatcatttttcaaatttttaacAATATCATTCATGATTTTATTATTTAAATCCTGTATATAACAGTTTATACACTGCATTGTGACAGTACTTAGTACTGACTCTATACATCTGATTGTAAattatcaatataattattgcaataCATAATTAAATTTGTAAAACATCACATAGATACAAACTTCATAGTTAAATTACTGACAAAatgcaaataataattatgtaaaaatgTGTGCATCAAATATGATTATAAATAGTTTAAAATGGTCTCATATTCTATCTCAGAGTGCTTCATTtctaaaattttcctgggggggcatgcccccagacccccctagaaagcttgtgcttcgcactgcgcagggtgtgctttgcacacccaCAGAGTTGCCTCCACCTTATGACCATGCAATTCTTTGAATGGCCAACCAAATTCagttttgattggccattttgTCAGAGCAATATTTTTTCCTTATATTGTACTCTGGATAGCACTCTAAAACAGAAACAATTTTTTTTGGATACGTGCATAAGTCTATGTAGTTAGCTAACTCACCTCCTAGACTTTAATACCAGTCTGTCCTCAGCCAAACTGGCGTCATTGCGTATCTTGTCACTTCCATCCTCTATTATTACATTTGCCATTTCAATAAGGTCTGATGATGGCAGTTGCAAAGTCTTCTTAAGGCACTGTATTCGGTCAGCCACAAGAAAAAACTTGTGTGGTATTGTTAAGCAAGCAATAGGAATCTTAGGCAGCAATTGATTATATTGAGGATGAGAAGAGGGGTGATTAGATGTAATAATCAGTTCACGCAACCCTTCCTCAACCTTAGTAAGCAACTCAGCATTCATTCTCACAGAAACACTCTATATACTATAGATCTGAAATTATGCTTTTACTCTTGCTTTTTATATTGTTTTTTTCCCGCCGTCACTATATTAGCTACGTAAGCTCAATCGTGGTCAAAAAGCATCCGCCTGACGTAACAAAAGAGCGCGCTTTAAGTACAACTCTGTTAAGACAATACAATGGCTGATGTTCTCTTTAAATTTACATTCACACTATATAGATTAACCAGGAGCAAGCATCTAGAGTTGTAGCTGTATCGGGACACCAAATTTTTACGCGAAAGCCAAGACTTTTTTTTGATTGGCAACTTTCTATATCCAATCAGAAAATAGCATGTATAATGTAGCCAATAGAAACAGCTAGTCTTGTTAGCTGTATATTTTTTAACGACAATCGCTCAAAATATATCACATGCCGGTCAAGCCAAGCGGTATATAAATGGCTATAATGCATGTAGCCTTTCATTTTTAACGTCAACCCAAGATGAGCAACACCGGTACCGCGACCAGACAAAGTAGGAAAAGACCCAGAAAGGGATACTATTGCTTGCTCAATAAAGGGAAAATTCTTCCTCACGGCCTGCCAATTGTAAGTTGTAATATAGCTAGCGCTATAGCTATACGTATAATTCATATAGTATGTGATGGTGTAGACTTCAGTTAAGTGTCATAACTACCACAAGCACTCTTATATACTAAGCTAATTCAGTGGATGCTTACCAAGGTCATGCATGAAGATGACAGACGATCCTCTTATACTATATTGAGTCGGCGTAGCCTATAGCTATCCGTTCAACATGGCTATATAGTAAGGTAGAAGTAGTTATAGACCTTCAGATGCATGGTATACGCATAGCTAAACctatgtgtagctatatagaaaGAACATCCAGCTACCATGCATGCTCTGTATAAATTGGACTAAACTTTATGGAGTGGTGAATGTTACTTAGCTATAATATGCATCTAGTAACCTGACAGAATAACAAGATTGGAACCACTGCAGGAGCCCCCAGCTGAGCAGGATCCACAAGATTTGCCAGAGGGTCAGTTCCTTGTTGAAAAGTTGCTGGCTAAGCGAAAAAGGGTAGGttgatatatagctatactgcatggTATGGCTACAAGCTAGTGCAATGTATAATCTATTTCCTGTAGGGCTCAAGCACTGAATACTATGTTCAGTGGAAAGGATACCCTCTGGAGTCTTGTTCGTGGGTCCGATCTGATAATGTAGGCTTGGAACTGAGAAGGTCGGCGTCTTGATAGATACATAGCCAGCTACGAATATagctttaattttttaaaatagagTTTTTCATCACCCTCTGCCACAGGAACAGGAGATCAAGATTTGTGTGGATCGCTTTCGTGCTGCAGTAAATAGGTCACTTAGTGTAGCTTTGACTTTAGAAACTGACTTTACAATTGCATTTTCACATGACATATACAGGTATCTTTTTCGCAACAAGACTGACCTTATGTTGACAGATTTTGACACTGTCTACTTTCCTCATGGGTGGGACCATTGCTACCGTGAGTATGGAAGGACTGACACGACCATGCGTGGACGGTGCATTGGCTTTCCCATGAAGGCAAAGTTAGACCTGAGATTTTCTAGTAGCAAAAGTTTTGTAAAACAACCAGACGGGACTTTTACACCAAAGCCTAGGATTTTAGAAGAAAATGTAAAGTTTATGTTTTCTAAGTTAAATTGTGTAGAGGCATAGattatttagctagctataggcaCATCAGCTATTTTTGTAATGCTCTGTTCCTGGTGGATATGGGATGATAATGAAGACTTCAACAGATGTACACgtgatgtacatgtacaatatggTAAATATGTATAATTGTGCATAGCTATATTTTTGAATCATCTTTTATTTTTCAACAGGCATGCAACTACCTGTATATGCATCCATGGGGCAGCTCACATACAAGATTGAAGTTCATACAAGATTGAGACTATTGTGTGTAATTGGCtatataaaaatattaataaattGCTTATTTGACAATTGAATAAACTAACTGCTGAATACATTGGTTTTCTTTGCAATTGACTCCTACAATGCATCTGAAGAACTCTTACAATAACTGTGGTTTCATTTGCAGTTGACTCCTCTACAACACTGACTTGAGGTCACATTCACCACAACTTGCTAGTTGCATAGCAGCATTTGACAATGAATTCTCAGCAATTACTCCCACCTGCCCTACCCTAAGTAACAAGACATCATAAGGTTATTAGCCAGCCACATAATTACCTGTGCTTGACACAATTACATTAATTATAGCCACCACAAAATTACAGGCTGGAATTTACACTTGATTCTAGACTAAGTTATTTGCTTGAGGATCAAGCATCTTAAACTACTAGTGAGTGGAAGAACTAGTGCATGCATGTAAACAATTTACCTCAAAAGAGAACTGGGCCTAACTGAACCTCTCTATACCTCTTGAATTCATCATGACAGTGTAACCATAATGGCTTGGGCACCTGTTACTCTTTCCAAAATTATGCACCATGTCTGATTAAATTAAACTAAAATATTTGTCTATAGCATTGTTGAATGAGCTTTGTTGACAGGTGTTTCTATATCTAATTTCACATGATGTAGATAACTGGGAAAGGGCTTGCTGACATTTAACACACTCACAAAAAGTAAAGAAGTCTGCTCTCATGACTAAAGTGACCAAATTACAAGTGTTTCATTTAGGACATGTGGAATTTAATAACAGGAGCCCCATGCCAGTAGATGGTATGAAAGACCACCTCAAAGGCACATTGATTCTCTATTCTACGGTTAAAGCAAAGCTGTTGCTATTAGTTATACAATGCACAATATGGATTCCTCTGTTGTGCACTACAACCCCAGGTCACCACTAAAGTAATTAGCCAGCCACATAATTACCCGTGCATCACATGAATAGGTTCATTAGCTACCACAGAATTACCATCTAAAGTATTATTATGACCTACACTGTATACCTGACAACGTATTGCTATATACGAAGATCAAGTTTTAACTTTTGGTAAAATTGTACAACTCAAACTGTGCACTTAATAATGATTGCATACATGTAAACAATGTCGTTCACTACAAGAATGTGCATTCCATTCACTTACATACGGCCTATACCCACGTATACTGGTTGCATGGCTTTATTATGTATCTTACCCTATATGCATAGTTGCTAACCCTTACATGACTTTGAAAGTGcattgctgtttgtatggttagCAATGCATATGAATCACCCAATATAGCTATGTACCTCAAAACGAAGTACAGGGTACATAAATACATGGTATATACTCTATAAGTTGTTATAGCTActatcaggagctcataagcaccGCAAGGTGCAAGGAGCATAACACTCATGAtatatagctagtagtgtcaGAATCCTTATACTGGTAATATAGCTTTTAGACTCATTATGGCTTCCAGTATCATAAAGTGATGATGTAAGTAACCACCCAACAGTAGTGATTACCCTGTATGGATTTGAGGTTTATAATCATTAGTCAACTAATTCAACCACTAGTATACTATCCAAGTGACATAATACAACCAAAAATATACATGAATTGCCTTAAGTACCCTGCAGCAGCTTTCCAAGAAGCGTTTTGACTGCAGCACAATACTCTACACTAGACTACATTAAAGCTATAGCACATGTCATTGTCAGAGCTTCAGTGCTGGTAACTGTAAACCTTTAACAAAGCAAACATGcatactctctctctctctattATGTACATATGAAGTATAGAAGTAAAGTAAGATGGTGGAGGAGTGACTTCTATACTACGTACTTTTTCTAAGACACAGGACCTTCTAGCTAAAGTGATATCACTGTCTTCTATACAGTACCTGTACCAGCCATGGCAACATGTTACCTATTTAATATCATGTAGCTTGACAGATTAAGCACATGTTGCAAATTTGAGTCACTAGTACGTGGTCTTGATCATTGTGATTATGGAACTTCAAAAACCCATACACACACTATTGATACAGGGTACTTTATGGCTCATACGCTCTATACACATGAGTTACATTGTAACCCTATAGAATGACCTAACAGTTTGACTGCTATCTAGCTAGAGATTACACAGACTGGAGATGCATAGCAATGGCATTACATACACCAAACTTCTAACTACATGATGCATGGTCACTATAAAATCTGAAACGTTTTCAAACTGGCTTGTATCCTTTGATATGGGCAGCCAAACAATATCTGTAGTTCTACTTTCTTATGCATATAGCAATGTGCAATCAGGATTATTTCAGTGAATGCATGACAGCAAGACTATATGTATATTCTTGACGGCTAAAATGCTGTAGTGCTTCTGGATTGGATATATAACCATGTTGAAGAAACTGGATATCAGATCTTTGACCTTTCAAATGTGGTACTTGCTAACTTTAC is a window encoding:
- the LOC136244292 gene encoding uncharacterized protein isoform X1, with protein sequence MDQDEDKEFSIDDVIAELFYSTRQYKAILQRLKLIHGIDRSMSWLKRQLKRLGLKRRSPDPPDETVKTLIESIISCSNQLRGYRAVWRILYSKYRLPVRRDTVMRIMRQIDPEGVKLRKKRRLKRRLYNSKGPNYIWHLDGYDKLSPYGLTIHGCIDGYSRKLIWLKLSPTNHDPKVISRHYLESIETIKGCPRVVRADHGTENCLVAKCHIAFRMDHEDCLSGARSFIYGPSTANIRIEAWWSQLRRFKTNWWIDLCKGLQSEGLYDHSNTIHRYTLAFSFANLLQKDLDSFAADWNSHPIRKNRRIKSPHGCPDDLFDMPALQGIIFVDVLSACNFTGVEDQLQPFDTDLWVTCMLNESSSSPTFYPDDFKTSATTILQSALGLTHGGITHDNCRNVYLTLVELIDELVNRGITICSMFSATTSAM
- the LOC136244292 gene encoding uncharacterized protein isoform X2; translated protein: MDQDEDKEFSIDDVIAELFYSTRQYKAILQRLKLIHGIDRSMSWLKRQLKRLGLKRRSPDPPDETVKTLIESIISCSNQLRGYRAVWRILYSKYRLPVRRDTVMRIMRQIDPEGVKLRKKRRLKRRLYNSKGPNYIWHLDGYDKLSPYGLTIHGCIDGYSRKLIWLKLSPTNHDPKVISRHYLESIETIKGCPRVVRADHGTENCLVAKCHIAFRMDHEDCLSGARSFIYGPSTANIRIEAWWSQLRRFKTNWWIDLCKGLQSEGLYDHSNTIHRYTLAFSFANLLQKDLDSFAADWNSHPIRKNRRIKSPHGCPDDLFDMPALQGVEDQLQPFDTDLWVTCMLNESSSSPTFYPDDFKTSATTILQSALGLTHGGITHDNCRNVYLTLVELIDELVNRGITICSMFSATTSAM